A region of the Lachancea thermotolerans CBS 6340 chromosome E complete sequence genome:
CTCGAATCGAAACTGTCACTCTGTCCACTTCCAAAGATTACATTCGCCGTTTAATGATAATGAGCACATCTGGGCCCCGAGGCAACTTATATCCATCACAGGGCTTCCAGCATGCTTATCACTAATGcattgaagaagctgctttgTTTGAGAGTCCCAACAGATGATCTCACCTGTTTCGGTGCCGCTGATGACAACCGGGTCCGATGCCTCATCATCAAGATAGAGGAAATCAATACCGCAAGAATACCGTAGAGAATTAGACTGGTCAGACTTGAATGTGCGTACGACTTTCCCGCGAACAAAGTCCCAAATCTTGAGCACGCCGTCAAGGGACTTTACAAGTAAGTATTTGCCATTTTGTGAAAACTTGACCTGTGAAATGGGAACAACACCATTTTCACTTTGCCAGTCTTTGTCGTATGTCAGAGTTTTCAAGCAATGCCCAGTTGCAGTATCGAAGATTCGGATCAGACCATCATATGATCCTGAACTGAGAATGCTTGGGTCGAACGGTGGTATGTCAATTGACACTACAGGCTCTGAATGTGCAGACAACGTACGCAGCAGCGTGCCCGTCAGAATATCCCAGACCTT
Encoded here:
- the SWD3 gene encoding Swd3p (similar to uniprot|P38123 Saccharomyces cerevisiae YBR175W SWD3 Subunit of the COMPASS complex which methylates histone H3 on lysine 4 and is required in transcriptional silencing near telomeres) yields the protein MGQLQLNCTLRPPGSGNVLFTSAKISPDGKHVAVCEGTDIVLYDTINMSSTVVPTLHSQPLSDMCWSPDSQCIATASDDFTIIITHLVFGELHRLVGHTAPVTSLKYTFKGNILCSCSMDESIKVWDILTGTLLRTLSAHSEPVVSIDIPPFDPSILSSGSYDGLIRIFDTATGHCLKTLTYDKDWQSENGVVPISQVKFSQNGKYLLVKSLDGVLKIWDFVRGKVVRTFKSDQSNSLRYSCGIDFLYLDDEASDPVVISGTETGEIICWDSQTKQLLQCISDKHAGSPVMDISCLGAQMCSLSLNGECNLWKWTE